The Streptomyces sp. DH-12 genome has a window encoding:
- a CDS encoding TadE/TadG family type IV pilus assembly protein: MRRSVSVLGGRWRAGRQDAADRGLSTVEVVILAPVMILFILVLVAFGQLVDGRGALDGAARDAARAGSIQKDHATAMAEARAAAEANLQDICSGPVTVVQTSQGFEPDTLFSVRVSCEVRGLAMLGLDIPTTLTSSFSSPLDPYRRTA, from the coding sequence ATGCGCCGTTCCGTCTCCGTTCTCGGCGGACGGTGGCGAGCGGGGCGGCAGGACGCCGCCGACCGGGGTCTGTCCACCGTCGAGGTCGTCATTCTCGCCCCCGTGATGATCCTGTTCATCCTCGTCCTGGTGGCGTTCGGCCAATTGGTCGACGGCCGGGGCGCGTTGGATGGTGCGGCGCGGGACGCGGCCCGTGCGGGGTCGATCCAGAAGGACCACGCCACGGCGATGGCCGAGGCGCGGGCGGCGGCGGAGGCGAACCTCCAGGACATCTGCTCGGGCCCGGTGACGGTCGTCCAGACCAGCCAGGGCTTCGAGCCGGACACCCTGTTCAGCGTCCGGGTGAGCTGCGAGGTGCGCGGTCTCGCCATGCTGGGCCTGGACATCCCGACGACGCTGACCTCGAGCTTCAGCTCGCCGCTCGACCCGTACCGGAGGACGGCGTGA
- a CDS encoding pilus assembly protein TadG-related protein → MRARVRAWCADRAGRLDDRGSGAGAVIIFALVFLSLAAFVIDGGMSISKRERAADIAEQAARYAAQDIDREALYDNEGGPAPINYENCDARVKAFAREMDMSGPDIAATHCVTATVDAVEVEVQLTYSPVFTGMFYGGDVVVRGQAIAENEVG, encoded by the coding sequence CTGCGCGCACGCGTCCGCGCCTGGTGCGCGGACCGCGCCGGGCGGCTGGACGACCGCGGTTCGGGCGCCGGGGCGGTGATCATCTTCGCGCTGGTGTTCCTGTCGCTGGCGGCGTTCGTCATCGACGGCGGCATGTCGATCTCCAAGCGGGAGCGCGCGGCGGACATCGCGGAACAGGCGGCCCGCTACGCCGCCCAGGACATCGACCGCGAGGCCCTCTACGACAACGAGGGCGGCCCCGCCCCCATCAACTACGAGAACTGTGACGCCCGGGTGAAGGCCTTCGCCCGCGAGATGGACATGTCCGGCCCGGACATCGCCGCCACCCACTGCGTGACGGCGACGGTCGACGCGGTCGAGGTCGAGGTCCAGCTCACGTACTCGCCCGTGTTCACGGGGATGTTCTACGGCGGCGACGTGGTGGTGCGCGGTCAGGCGATTGCGGAGAACGAGGTCGGCTGA
- a CDS encoding TadE family protein — protein sequence MPVRVRGWVRRRVEAASARGDSGMTAIEFVFLTPVLFFMIFATVQFALYFFADHVAQAAAQAGARKARATADAEPGAWRGEARDVVDSYIRQLGPQLVIAPDVKMLQPEQNTVGVEITARIPTVFPGLDLTVHAQSVGPVERFVQEGEN from the coding sequence ATGCCGGTGCGCGTACGCGGCTGGGTACGCCGACGGGTGGAGGCCGCCTCCGCCCGCGGCGATTCCGGCATGACCGCGATCGAGTTCGTGTTCCTCACGCCCGTCCTGTTCTTCATGATCTTCGCGACGGTGCAGTTCGCGCTGTACTTCTTCGCGGATCATGTCGCCCAGGCGGCGGCGCAGGCGGGCGCGCGCAAGGCGCGGGCCACGGCGGACGCCGAGCCGGGCGCCTGGCGGGGCGAGGCACGGGACGTGGTGGACAGCTACATCCGGCAGCTGGGCCCGCAGTTGGTCATCGCCCCGGACGTGAAGATGCTCCAGCCGGAGCAGAACACGGTCGGCGTGGAGATCACGGCCCGTATCCCGACGGTGTTCCCGGGCCTGGACCTGACGGTGCACGCGCAGTCGGTGGGGCCGGTGGAGCGGTTCGTGCAGGAGGGGGAGAACTGA
- a CDS encoding BTAD domain-containing putative transcriptional regulator, which produces MPRRRSPRPSSSTAPRNRTPQPVRVRQRTFGDFVKAFLAFVALAVLLVGVPVALAMTAGWPFPETFEPMEWLRQDISVSTFLSILTFVVWLAWAQFTACVLVEMKAALSGVGVPGRVPGAGPSQLLARQLVAALLLVGATAASFTPSLAQLGQTLDDNQRPTVAAAQQTPGLFAQHQEQAAGAAAAVAEQASHTEAAPAAKQQGDTKFYRIQPPEGRHHDSLWEIAERHLGDGRRYKEIFELNKDRVQPDGSRLSEASLIRPGWIMEMPGDARGGDLVEMPDDAPEVSPEVRQQISDYARTGDGAAGGGDQARGGGDSGSGGGTAHVNVPEQRPAPAPGTGHADLRRPAPEQAATPARDSSSFGLPEALLAAPLLAAGLLGALGHRRRQALWQSAFAGVGGRRGMEPPTPAGDALDVQDALLVGADPEGVRLLDRSLRGLAASLAAESRPLPTVYAAWLSNGDLHLQLAQPSGKPPSPWRLGQDQTFWMLARADAEQYEDADTAAPYPGLVSLGTMDDSRLLLNLESVPGIVSLSGREEDRAAVFASVAAELATNGWSDRMTITLVGFGEDLTALAPSRLRHLDGVEALIETMEAETRQRRGALGAAGHDSVLTGRTGPARHTRWAPHLVLLAAEPSPEDALTLAELAADASRLGIGYLVGTGSGDLPGAAWEMEITGAGKLLAPLLGLELDAQLLPAAQRRAVVELFTDTDPERGPDGPGATPPFLVDISEQGRPAVYARLVGPYEIIGLETPDGERSALLHEALALLLLHREGVHPRVLSSALWPRGVTDDVREALIDRLRDWLGTDPDGAPRLRTDDTGRLTLAKSVVSDLDVLRSLYHEATQGKGVDSRAVRGRLLTDALVLVRGPLLADRPEGRYRWLTHEIVDAQLPLLVADTGLALAAFHMEKDRAEKAIEALNAALRTAPADERLWNELLRATHALDDPERLTALAADLVARSGARGLPPRTEALLDELLPAWRDAVAAAG; this is translated from the coding sequence ATGCCGCGACGCCGCAGTCCCCGCCCGTCCAGCTCGACGGCTCCGAGGAACCGCACGCCGCAGCCGGTCCGGGTGCGGCAGCGGACGTTCGGGGACTTCGTGAAGGCGTTCCTCGCGTTCGTGGCGCTGGCGGTGCTGCTCGTCGGGGTGCCGGTGGCGCTGGCGATGACGGCGGGCTGGCCGTTCCCGGAGACGTTCGAGCCGATGGAGTGGCTCAGGCAGGACATCTCCGTCTCGACCTTCCTCTCCATCCTGACGTTCGTCGTCTGGCTCGCCTGGGCGCAGTTCACCGCCTGTGTGCTGGTGGAGATGAAGGCCGCGCTGTCGGGGGTCGGGGTGCCGGGGCGGGTGCCCGGCGCCGGACCCAGCCAGCTGCTCGCCCGTCAGCTCGTCGCCGCGCTGCTGCTGGTCGGCGCGACCGCCGCCAGCTTCACGCCGTCGCTCGCGCAGCTCGGGCAGACCCTCGACGACAACCAGCGGCCCACCGTGGCCGCCGCCCAGCAGACGCCGGGTCTCTTCGCCCAGCACCAGGAGCAGGCGGCCGGCGCCGCCGCAGCGGTCGCCGAGCAGGCCTCGCACACCGAGGCGGCCCCCGCCGCCAAGCAGCAGGGCGACACGAAGTTCTACCGGATCCAGCCGCCGGAGGGGCGTCACCACGACTCCCTGTGGGAGATCGCCGAGCGGCACCTCGGTGACGGCCGCCGTTACAAGGAGATCTTCGAGCTCAACAAGGACCGGGTGCAGCCCGACGGTTCGCGGCTGTCCGAGGCCAGCCTGATCCGGCCCGGCTGGATCATGGAGATGCCCGGCGACGCGCGTGGCGGCGACCTCGTGGAGATGCCGGACGACGCCCCCGAGGTGTCGCCGGAGGTGCGGCAGCAGATCAGCGACTACGCGAGGACCGGTGACGGCGCGGCCGGCGGCGGCGACCAGGCGCGGGGCGGCGGGGACAGCGGCAGTGGCGGCGGGACCGCCCACGTGAACGTGCCCGAGCAGCGGCCCGCGCCCGCCCCCGGGACCGGTCACGCCGACCTCCGGCGCCCCGCCCCGGAGCAGGCCGCCACGCCCGCCCGGGACTCCTCGTCCTTCGGGCTGCCCGAGGCCCTGCTGGCCGCTCCCCTGCTGGCCGCCGGTCTGCTCGGGGCGCTCGGCCACCGGCGCCGTCAGGCGCTGTGGCAGTCGGCGTTCGCCGGTGTCGGCGGGCGGCGCGGCATGGAGCCGCCGACGCCCGCCGGCGACGCCCTCGACGTGCAGGACGCGCTGCTGGTCGGCGCCGATCCCGAGGGCGTACGGCTGCTGGACCGGTCGCTGCGCGGGCTGGCCGCGTCGCTGGCCGCCGAGTCCCGCCCGCTGCCCACGGTCTACGCGGCCTGGCTCAGCAACGGCGACCTGCACCTCCAGCTCGCCCAGCCGTCCGGCAAGCCGCCGTCCCCGTGGCGGCTCGGGCAGGACCAGACGTTCTGGATGCTGGCCCGCGCCGACGCCGAGCAGTACGAGGACGCCGACACCGCCGCGCCCTACCCGGGCCTGGTCAGCCTCGGCACCATGGACGACTCCCGGCTGCTGCTCAACCTGGAGTCCGTCCCCGGCATCGTCTCGCTGAGCGGCCGCGAGGAGGACCGGGCGGCGGTGTTCGCCTCCGTCGCCGCCGAACTGGCCACCAACGGCTGGTCGGACCGGATGACCATCACCCTCGTCGGGTTCGGCGAGGACCTCACCGCCCTCGCGCCCAGCCGGCTGCGCCACCTCGACGGCGTCGAGGCGCTGATCGAGACGATGGAGGCGGAGACCCGGCAGCGGCGCGGCGCGCTCGGCGCCGCGGGCCACGACTCCGTGCTCACCGGCCGCACCGGCCCGGCCCGGCACACCCGTTGGGCCCCGCACCTGGTGCTGCTGGCCGCCGAGCCGTCCCCCGAGGACGCCCTGACGCTCGCCGAGCTCGCCGCCGACGCGAGCCGCCTCGGCATCGGCTACCTCGTCGGCACCGGCAGCGGCGATCTGCCGGGCGCCGCCTGGGAGATGGAGATCACCGGCGCGGGCAAGCTGCTCGCCCCGCTGCTCGGCCTGGAACTCGACGCCCAGCTGCTGCCCGCCGCCCAACGGCGCGCGGTCGTCGAACTGTTCACCGACACCGACCCGGAGCGCGGCCCCGACGGGCCGGGCGCCACACCGCCGTTCCTCGTCGACATCAGCGAGCAGGGCCGGCCCGCCGTGTACGCGCGCCTGGTCGGGCCGTACGAGATCATCGGCCTCGAGACACCGGACGGCGAGCGCAGCGCGCTGCTGCACGAGGCGCTGGCACTGCTGCTCCTGCACCGCGAGGGCGTGCACCCGCGGGTGCTGTCCTCCGCGCTGTGGCCGCGCGGCGTCACCGACGACGTACGCGAGGCGCTGATCGACCGGCTGCGGGACTGGCTCGGCACCGACCCCGACGGCGCCCCGCGGCTGCGCACCGACGACACCGGCCGGCTCACCCTCGCCAAGTCCGTGGTGTCCGACCTGGACGTGCTGCGCTCGCTGTACCACGAGGCGACGCAGGGCAAGGGCGTCGACAGCCGGGCGGTGCGCGGGCGGCTGCTCACCGACGCGCTGGTGCTGGTGCGCGGGCCGCTGCTGGCGGACCGGCCCGAGGGCCGTTACCGCTGGCTCACCCACGAGATCGTCGACGCGCAGCTCCCGCTGCTCGTCGCGGACACCGGTCTCGCGCTCGCCGCGTTCCACATGGAGAAGGACCGCGCGGAGAAGGCCATCGAAGCGCTGAACGCCGCGCTGCGCACCGCCCCGGCCGACGAGCGGCTGTGGAACGAACTGCTGCGCGCCACCCACGCCCTGGACGACCCTGAGCGGCTCACCGCCCTCGCCGCCGACCTGGTGGCCCGCAGCGGGGCCCGCGGGCTGCCGCCGCGCACCGAGGCGCTGCTCGACGAGCTGCTGCCGGCGTGGCGCGACGCGGTCGCGGCGGCGGGCTGA